A window of the Corallococcus soli genome harbors these coding sequences:
- a CDS encoding tryptophan 7-halogenase, whose translation MSDTHCDVAVLGGGPAGAGVALALRAQTRLSVTLVERTTHDAPRIGETLPPDARLPLARLGVWGGFLRDGHLPSRGTASCWGSATVGYHDTLMSPFGSAWHLDRSRFDASLCAQVAERGGTVRTGTAVEGCEALGPEGFRLRLSHPVEGPTTLWARFVVDATGWKAAFATSQGARRQVVDRCFALYGDFRLRQGAAFSTQALVESRPEGWWYSALLPGGRVVVGLMGDGESLRGVRGQEAWLSLLARTTATRERLEACDFSGEPPRAVPAAVACLDRVHAEHWLAVGDAACAFDSLSSQGISKALGSALLAAESLEQHLRGRADALGAYAARVRQGFVEHLRTRDHYYREERRWPDAPFWRNRRKALASGALAA comes from the coding sequence GTGAGCGACACCCACTGCGACGTCGCCGTCCTCGGGGGAGGGCCGGCCGGCGCGGGGGTGGCGCTCGCCCTGCGCGCCCAGACGCGGCTGTCCGTCACGCTGGTGGAGCGCACCACCCATGACGCCCCCCGCATTGGAGAGACGCTGCCCCCCGACGCCCGGCTGCCCCTGGCGAGGCTGGGCGTGTGGGGCGGCTTCCTGCGCGACGGGCACCTGCCGTCGCGCGGGACGGCGTCCTGCTGGGGCTCCGCCACGGTGGGCTACCACGACACGCTGATGTCTCCCTTCGGGTCGGCCTGGCACCTGGACCGCTCCCGCTTCGACGCGAGCCTGTGCGCCCAGGTCGCGGAGCGCGGGGGCACCGTGCGCACCGGCACCGCGGTGGAGGGGTGTGAGGCCCTGGGCCCGGAGGGCTTCCGGCTGCGCCTGTCGCACCCGGTGGAAGGCCCCACCACGCTGTGGGCGCGCTTCGTGGTGGACGCGACCGGGTGGAAGGCCGCCTTCGCCACGTCCCAGGGCGCGCGGCGGCAGGTGGTGGACCGCTGCTTCGCCCTCTACGGCGACTTCCGCCTGCGGCAGGGCGCGGCCTTCAGCACGCAGGCGCTGGTGGAATCCCGCCCGGAGGGCTGGTGGTACTCCGCGCTGCTGCCCGGAGGCCGGGTCGTCGTCGGGCTGATGGGCGACGGGGAGTCCCTGCGCGGCGTGCGGGGGCAGGAGGCCTGGCTGTCATTGCTGGCCCGCACCACCGCCACCCGCGAGCGGCTGGAGGCGTGTGACTTCAGCGGCGAGCCCCCGCGCGCGGTGCCTGCCGCCGTGGCCTGCCTGGACCGCGTCCACGCGGAGCACTGGCTCGCGGTGGGCGACGCGGCGTGTGCCTTTGATTCGCTGTCGTCCCAGGGCATCTCCAAGGCGCTCGGCTCCGCGCTGCTGGCGGCCGAGTCGCTGGAGCAGCACCTGCGGGGCCGTGCGGACGCGCTCGGGGCCTATGCGGCCCGGGTGCGCCAGGGCTTCGTGGAGCACCTGCGGACGCGGGACCACTACTACCGGGAGGAGCGGCGGTGGCCTGACGCCCCCTTCTGGCGCAACCGGCGCAAGGCATTGGCCTCCGGCGCCCTGGCCGCGTGA